A genomic stretch from Candidatus Schekmanbacteria bacterium includes:
- a CDS encoding DedA family protein: MEIITFFYDFIMHLDKHLAVIVSDYGTWTYVILFTIIFCETGLVVAPILPGDSLLFAAGAIASLGTLDSKMLFILLVIAAIAGDTVNYWVGKIMGPSVFKRENSRIFKKEYLDKTHNFYEKYGAKTIILARFVPIVRTFAPFVAGIGSMTYSRFITYNVVGGIAWITLFFWGGFYFGNIPVIKNNFTIVIIAIIILSIMPGVIEYLRHKYNNKSAEPEAEITD, encoded by the coding sequence ATGGAAATAATCACTTTTTTTTATGATTTCATAATGCATCTTGACAAGCATCTTGCAGTTATTGTCAGCGATTACGGCACATGGACTTACGTCATTCTTTTTACAATCATATTCTGTGAGACAGGACTTGTAGTGGCACCAATCCTTCCCGGTGACTCGCTTTTATTCGCAGCAGGCGCTATAGCTTCACTTGGGACTCTCGATAGCAAAATGCTTTTCATCCTGCTTGTCATTGCCGCCATAGCAGGTGATACCGTCAACTACTGGGTCGGAAAAATAATGGGGCCAAGTGTTTTCAAGAGGGAAAACTCGCGGATCTTTAAAAAAGAATACCTTGATAAAACCCACAACTTCTATGAGAAATACGGAGCCAAGACAATTATCCTTGCGCGCTTTGTTCCAATCGTCCGCACTTTTGCGCCATTTGTAGCAGGCATAGGATCCATGACATACAGCCGCTTTATTACCTATAATGTGGTGGGCGGGATTGCGTGGATAACCTTATTTTTCTGGGGCGGTTTTTATTTCGGGAACATCCCGGTCATTAAAAACAATTTCACAATAGTCATCATAGCTATAATCATACTTTCCATTATGCCCGGAGTGATCGAATACTTGCGGCATAAGTACAATAATAAAAGTGCTGAGCCGGAAGCGGAAATTACTGATTAA
- a CDS encoding NAD(P)H-quinone oxidoreductase, whose amino-acid sequence MKCWVIKKFGNEIENLVIEERAEPAATGENIRVKVLATALNRADLLQRRGLYNAPSGVVPDIPGLEFVGVIDSLGEQVTEWKGGERVFGVVAGGSYAEKLITHQRTVVPVPDNLSDIEAAAIPEAFITAHDALVTQGNFKSGDLVLIYSVAGGVGSAAVQLVNLLGGKAIGIAGSGDKLLKIAETALFHAINYREEDIFKNIEKKFGKQSVDIVIDTVGGNYWQQNLKILKNCGFIVIVGLLGGANAETNLSLILTKRLHITGTVLRARPLEEKIIVTRKFAHEVVPHFTDGKLKSVIDSVFQFEKLHEATLRMENNENTGKIILKLQ is encoded by the coding sequence ATGAAATGCTGGGTAATTAAGAAATTCGGAAATGAGATTGAAAACCTCGTCATTGAAGAGCGGGCGGAGCCTGCTGCAACGGGTGAAAACATACGGGTAAAAGTCTTGGCAACTGCCTTAAACAGGGCAGATCTCCTTCAAAGGCGCGGGCTTTACAATGCTCCGTCGGGCGTTGTACCCGATATTCCCGGGCTTGAATTCGTAGGAGTGATAGACAGCCTCGGAGAACAGGTTACGGAGTGGAAGGGGGGCGAGCGTGTTTTTGGTGTTGTTGCAGGAGGTTCCTATGCTGAGAAATTAATAACTCATCAGAGGACGGTTGTGCCAGTGCCGGATAATTTAAGCGACATCGAAGCAGCGGCAATCCCTGAAGCATTCATTACTGCCCATGATGCTCTTGTAACACAGGGGAATTTCAAATCCGGCGACCTTGTGCTTATTTATTCAGTTGCAGGAGGAGTGGGGAGCGCGGCAGTCCAGCTTGTAAATCTTTTAGGGGGAAAGGCGATTGGCATTGCAGGAAGCGGAGATAAGCTTTTAAAAATTGCGGAAACTGCTTTGTTCCATGCGATTAATTACAGGGAAGAAGATATCTTTAAGAACATCGAGAAAAAATTCGGAAAGCAGTCAGTTGATATTGTAATCGATACAGTAGGTGGAAATTACTGGCAGCAGAATTTAAAAATACTGAAGAATTGCGGTTTTATTGTCATCGTGGGATTGCTTGGTGGCGCCAATGCCGAGACGAATCTTTCCCTTATCCTGACTAAAAGACTTCATATCACAGGCACAGTTCTTCGCGCCCGGCCTCTCGAAGAGAAGATAATTGTAACAAGAAAATTCGCTCATGAAGTTGTACCTCACTTTACAGATGGGAAGCTAAAATCTGTTATTGATTCAGTTTTTCAGTTTGAAAAACTCCATGAGGCGACACTGCGTATGGAGAATAATGAAAACACAGGCAAGATTATATTGAAATTGCAATAA
- a CDS encoding diguanylate cyclase, producing MKLSTKLALFFSAILFSIITVTGYFFYNKSIEILELRIKNQLENLASNSMGKIDNNFSECFADIKILASEPLLVSGKATPEQITERLIQYKNDYTFYSSLSFFGMDRVRIADSDGQNIGEKHALIGYWKDIEKKEDVAFSLHVAESLKKPTFHFAAVVKDKNGVPLGVVVSRMPSEKIGEITKEVSSHVIKEDYKITLVNKDGVVVYSNFDPKSILKEKFEDWDFIKKEIDDGKLIYSGQHHTEKDEEDEIYAFTHKHNAINPLVSDYTLVIEIPAKLAFNSSIELRNKMLFALAGVIFISIMVIIFFSRTITSPLEKLNTAAQTVAGGNLDIALDIRSRDEIGTLAVSFSRMVEKLKESQDWDLRQNKELEDKIAARTAELENINTKMNEELSSREIVEKTLRESEDRFKTFMNNSPALAWIKSKEFSYLYVNAPMEKAFNRSLADWIGKTDFDFWPEEQAKELRDNDAEVLEKWEAIDAIEEVSTPEGMVCQWQVLKFPLKDASGEIYVGGMAVDMTKRIEAEKLLGRSNKQMALIFESMPVVVYALKAKEDFGITYMSSNVISITGYRPEQFMADPEFWVQCVHPDDVNRTIRGFTDLMEKGYEDLEYRMRIYNGKYRWFLDSLRLINPEDGSEPYILGVGIDITERKKNEEALKQATTELEKKVMERTAALNNAYVKLKDSTDRLAEQNREIGILSQMTDLLQSASTLEEAFVIISQSLDELFTENSGALYIFNASRNILKAEATWGEEMPDDLFVVPDDCWALRRGRTHKCIGGGALSLRCKHMGNKERSYICIPLIAHGETLGILQLIINGKDDGKGEGKDSEYANEAYIEEKDQLLLNGSERISMALANLKLRETLRNLAIRDPLTGLFNRRYMEESFSREIFRTERKGSMLGIIMLDIDNFKFFNDTYGHDAGDMMLRKMGEFLKKNIRGSDIACRYGGEEFLIILPEASLEITRERAEFLRIAVKELQIQCSENITAFITLSLGVAIYPVHGSTSEIVLQSADKALYKAKTEGRDRVCLAEIS from the coding sequence ATGAAATTATCAACGAAGCTGGCGCTCTTTTTCTCTGCAATATTGTTTTCCATTATTACAGTTACCGGGTATTTTTTTTACAACAAAAGTATTGAGATTCTGGAACTGCGGATAAAAAACCAGCTTGAAAACCTTGCTTCCAACTCTATGGGCAAGATTGACAATAACTTCAGTGAATGTTTCGCAGATATAAAAATTCTCGCATCTGAACCATTGCTGGTATCAGGCAAGGCAACACCTGAGCAGATCACGGAAAGGCTTATCCAATACAAGAATGATTATACTTTTTATTCATCTCTTTCTTTTTTTGGTATGGACAGGGTGAGGATTGCTGACTCTGACGGGCAGAATATAGGGGAAAAACATGCTCTGATAGGTTACTGGAAAGATATCGAGAAGAAGGAGGATGTAGCCTTTTCCCTTCATGTGGCTGAAAGCCTTAAAAAGCCGACATTTCATTTTGCGGCTGTTGTAAAAGATAAAAATGGAGTCCCGTTAGGTGTTGTTGTTTCAAGAATGCCGTCTGAAAAGATAGGTGAAATCACGAAAGAGGTCTCATCGCATGTAATAAAAGAGGATTATAAAATAACACTGGTTAATAAGGATGGGGTTGTTGTTTATTCCAACTTCGACCCCAAATCTATTCTAAAAGAAAAATTTGAAGATTGGGATTTTATAAAAAAAGAAATAGATGATGGGAAGTTAATATACAGCGGCCAGCATCATACAGAAAAAGATGAAGAAGATGAGATTTATGCCTTTACTCATAAGCATAACGCTATTAATCCTCTGGTTTCTGACTATACACTGGTAATAGAAATACCTGCTAAACTAGCTTTCAACTCTTCTATAGAATTAAGAAACAAAATGCTTTTTGCTCTTGCGGGGGTTATTTTTATTTCAATAATGGTAATAATCTTCTTTTCCCGCACCATTACAAGCCCATTGGAAAAACTTAATACTGCTGCACAAACTGTTGCCGGCGGGAACCTCGATATAGCTCTTGATATCAGGTCAAGGGATGAAATAGGAACACTGGCAGTTTCTTTTAGCAGAATGGTAGAGAAGCTTAAGGAATCACAGGATTGGGACTTAAGGCAGAATAAAGAGCTTGAAGATAAAATCGCTGCTAGGACTGCAGAGCTTGAAAATATCAATACCAAAATGAATGAAGAGCTTTCAAGCAGGGAGATTGTGGAAAAAACATTGCGGGAAAGCGAAGATCGCTTCAAGACTTTTATGAACAACAGCCCTGCTTTGGCATGGATAAAAAGCAAGGAGTTTTCCTATCTCTATGTAAATGCGCCTATGGAGAAGGCCTTCAACAGAAGTCTTGCGGATTGGATAGGGAAAACTGATTTCGATTTCTGGCCTGAAGAACAAGCTAAAGAACTTCGCGATAATGATGCCGAGGTTTTGGAAAAATGGGAGGCTATTGATGCGATAGAAGAAGTATCAACTCCTGAGGGGATGGTTTGCCAGTGGCAGGTTTTAAAGTTTCCGCTTAAAGATGCATCAGGAGAGATATATGTGGGCGGTATGGCGGTGGATATGACTAAACGCATTGAAGCCGAGAAACTGCTTGGAAGAAGCAATAAGCAGATGGCTCTCATATTCGAATCAATGCCTGTGGTTGTGTATGCTCTTAAAGCGAAGGAGGATTTCGGCATTACATATATGAGCAGCAACGTAATATCCATTACCGGATACCGTCCCGAACAGTTCATGGCTGACCCTGAATTCTGGGTTCAATGCGTGCATCCTGACGATGTTAACCGCACGATTAGAGGTTTTACTGATTTGATGGAGAAAGGTTATGAGGATCTTGAATACAGGATGCGTATATATAATGGAAAATATAGGTGGTTTTTGGATTCTTTACGTTTGATAAATCCTGAAGATGGCTCAGAGCCATATATTCTTGGAGTAGGGATTGACATTACCGAGCGTAAAAAAAATGAAGAAGCTCTTAAGCAGGCAACGACAGAACTTGAGAAAAAGGTCATGGAGCGCACCGCTGCTCTTAATAACGCTTATGTAAAGCTCAAGGACTCAACTGACAGGCTTGCAGAACAAAATCGGGAGATAGGCATATTAAGCCAAATGACGGACCTGCTCCAGTCAGCCAGCACGCTTGAAGAAGCATTTGTCATAATCTCCCAGTCACTCGATGAATTGTTTACAGAGAATAGCGGTGCCCTCTATATATTTAATGCTTCCCGGAACATTTTAAAAGCAGAGGCTACATGGGGAGAAGAGATGCCTGACGACTTGTTTGTAGTGCCCGATGATTGCTGGGCGCTAAGACGCGGCAGGACTCACAAATGTATTGGAGGCGGCGCTCTCTCTTTAAGATGCAAACATATGGGGAATAAAGAGAGAAGCTACATCTGTATCCCTCTCATCGCACATGGAGAGACACTTGGGATTTTACAACTTATCATTAATGGAAAAGACGATGGAAAAGGTGAAGGGAAAGACAGTGAATATGCGAATGAAGCTTACATAGAAGAGAAAGATCAGCTTCTTCTTAATGGATCGGAACGCATCAGCATGGCATTGGCAAATCTTAAGCTTCGGGAAACTTTAAGGAACCTTGCCATTCGTGATCCTCTGACCGGCTTATTTAACAGGCGCTATATGGAAGAATCATTCTCAAGGGAAATATTCCGGACAGAAAGAAAAGGCTCAATGCTGGGGATTATAATGCTGGATATAGATAATTTTAAATTTTTTAATGACACATACGGACATGATGCGGGTGACATGATGCTACGCAAGATGGGAGAATTCCTTAAGAAGAATATAAGGGGGAGCGACATTGCCTGCAGGTACGGCGGAGAGGAATTTCTGATTATTCTCCCCGAGGCATCACTTGAGATTACACGGGAGAGAGCAGAATTCCTGCGCATTGCTGTAAAAGAACTTCAGATACAGTGCAGCGAAAATATTACAGCATTTATTACGCTTTCCTTAGGGGTTGCCATATATCCTGTGCATGGATCAACCTCAGAAATAGTTTTGCAGTCTGCTGATAAAGCCCTGTATAAGGCAAAGACTGAAGGCCGCGACCGGGTTTGTCTGGCGGAAATAAGTTGA
- a CDS encoding transcriptional regulator → MADNKNPALEMFRKKFDTYRKVMDAEGEQKAWDTLFAGYPERQKKNMGPMIEGVSLAKGFSTGIEKYKQIGMEMEVIDISNAGMDAVLEIQKVCPVLGMSKEYGFEKPCHIICDMDIEATKAAFPGMHGARLSAKAEGSAVCIFKYERKAK, encoded by the coding sequence ATGGCAGATAACAAAAATCCTGCGCTTGAGATGTTCAGGAAGAAGTTTGACACTTACAGGAAGGTAATGGATGCAGAAGGGGAACAGAAGGCATGGGATACTCTTTTTGCCGGTTACCCTGAGAGACAAAAAAAGAACATGGGGCCTATGATTGAAGGAGTATCTCTTGCAAAGGGATTTTCAACAGGCATTGAAAAATACAAGCAGATAGGGATGGAGATGGAAGTCATAGACATTTCAAATGCAGGAATGGATGCGGTGCTTGAGATCCAAAAAGTATGTCCTGTTCTTGGGATGTCAAAAGAATACGGGTTTGAGAAACCATGTCATATAATCTGCGATATGGATATTGAAGCGACAAAGGCAGCCTTCCCGGGAATGCATGGCGCTAGACTCAGCGCAAAGGCCGAAGGCTCTGCTGTCTGCATATTCAAGTATGAGAGGAAGGCGAAGTAG
- a CDS encoding ribbon-helix-helix protein, CopG family, translating into MTTQMIIRIDNEIKDRLSRLARIEGKTTSEMVRRLIEDYIRDRDIGTYIDDLWDRTGRKLKSKGVTPEAINKAVKASRKEKR; encoded by the coding sequence ATGACAACTCAGATGATTATAAGGATAGACAATGAGATTAAGGACAGGCTCAGCAGGCTTGCCAGGATTGAAGGGAAAACCACAAGCGAAATGGTAAGAAGGCTTATCGAAGATTATATCAGGGATCGTGATATAGGAACCTATATTGATGATTTATGGGATAGAACAGGCAGGAAACTTAAATCAAAAGGCGTAACTCCTGAAGCAATCAACAAGGCTGTAAAAGCATCCCGCAAGGAAAAAAGATGA
- the ychF gene encoding redox-regulated ATPase YchF, with the protein MIIGIVGLPNCGKTTLFNAITHGKAEVTPYAQTGVEPNVGIAKVPDARIDSLSAIFKPKKITYAVVEYVDLPGLPRGSVAEGGKVTDFLKRAREVDALVHVVRAFEDSSVPHPAGSVDPLRDVQDLELEIMLSDLGIIEKRLERIEAELKKGLSREKNEIEKAILVKFREALESEKPLRDLSVTPDEERIVRGYRFLTLQPLIIMLNIGESKIGADDSAELASKISSKFPGEKARVEIMCSKIEMEIGELPPEEAQIFMDDLGLKESAMDRLIHTCYDLLGLISFLTVGEDEVRAWTIKRGNTAVRAAGAIHSDIERGFIKAEVVSYNDFIEAGSIANARGKGTFRLEGKEYIVKDGDIINFKFNV; encoded by the coding sequence ATGATCATTGGTATTGTCGGTCTTCCCAATTGCGGGAAAACAACGCTTTTTAATGCTATTACACATGGGAAGGCTGAAGTCACACCTTACGCACAGACCGGCGTCGAACCGAATGTCGGAATCGCAAAGGTTCCTGATGCGCGGATTGACAGTCTTAGCGCCATATTCAAGCCCAAGAAAATAACCTATGCCGTTGTCGAGTATGTTGACCTTCCCGGGCTTCCCCGCGGGAGCGTTGCAGAAGGGGGAAAAGTAACTGACTTTTTAAAGCGTGCCCGCGAAGTTGACGCCCTTGTCCATGTTGTCAGAGCCTTCGAAGATTCATCAGTACCGCATCCGGCCGGCTCAGTGGATCCTTTGCGCGATGTTCAGGACCTTGAGCTTGAAATCATGCTGAGCGATCTCGGGATCATAGAAAAAAGGCTTGAGAGGATTGAGGCGGAGTTGAAGAAAGGTCTTTCGCGCGAGAAGAATGAGATTGAAAAAGCTATACTTGTAAAATTTCGCGAAGCTCTCGAATCCGAGAAACCGCTCCGGGATCTTTCAGTCACGCCTGATGAGGAAAGGATTGTCCGCGGTTACAGGTTTCTCACTTTGCAGCCCCTTATAATAATGTTGAATATCGGTGAGAGTAAGATAGGCGCCGATGATTCCGCAGAACTCGCATCAAAAATAAGCTCAAAGTTTCCCGGAGAGAAAGCACGTGTTGAGATAATGTGCTCAAAGATTGAAATGGAGATAGGAGAACTTCCTCCTGAAGAAGCGCAGATTTTCATGGATGACCTTGGGCTAAAGGAATCTGCCATGGACAGGCTTATTCACACCTGCTACGATCTTCTAGGGCTTATATCATTTCTTACTGTCGGTGAAGATGAGGTGCGCGCGTGGACTATCAAAAGAGGAAACACGGCAGTCCGTGCCGCAGGTGCAATCCATTCAGATATTGAAAGAGGTTTTATAAAAGCTGAGGTGGTATCCTACAATGATTTTATTGAGGCAGGCTCAATAGCCAATGCCAGAGGCAAAGGGACATTCCGTCTGGAAGGCAAGGAATATATTGTAAAGGACGGGGATATAATCAATTTCAAATTCAATGTATAA
- a CDS encoding putative toxin-antitoxin system toxin component, PIN family: MKVVIDTNVFVSSFFGGNPRKVIDMWKNEKIALCLSSTILDEYIDVLQRIGLKDEQELGELLALFSKGFNILFTMKTPKLKIVKNDPTDDKFIECAVALKADAVVTGDKEILAVKKHEGISILTPQKFLKLHCDY; encoded by the coding sequence ATGAAGGTCGTTATTGATACCAATGTTTTTGTTTCATCTTTTTTCGGGGGCAACCCGCGGAAGGTCATAGATATGTGGAAAAATGAAAAAATAGCCCTCTGCCTTTCAAGCACCATTCTTGATGAATATATTGATGTTCTTCAAAGAATCGGACTAAAAGACGAGCAGGAACTCGGAGAATTATTAGCTCTTTTTTCCAAAGGCTTCAACATACTGTTTACCATGAAAACGCCAAAGTTAAAGATTGTAAAGAATGATCCTACTGATGATAAGTTTATAGAATGTGCCGTTGCTCTAAAAGCAGATGCTGTAGTAACAGGGGACAAGGAAATTCTTGCTGTAAAAAAACATGAGGGAATCAGCATATTAACACCGCAAAAGTTTCTTAAACTCCATTGTGATTATTGA
- a CDS encoding RNA-binding transcriptional accessory protein, which yields MAITADQQTRIINILVEETGLRASQVLNTVALLQEGSTVPFIARYRKEKTGELDEVEIRNISDRLVYFSELEERKEAILKSIEEQGKLTPELKTRIETTRLKNELEDLYLPYKPKRRTKATIAKERGLEPLAEIIFAQELKEGSLDEIASPFIDPSKDVPDAASALAGAGHIIAEMISEDADIRAMVRRLTWEKGIFTSKVIQDKSEGVSKYEMYYDYKEPLKEIPSHRMLAMRRGEKEEFLRISILAPEEEILQLLRNKIIIKESIFSGILSGITEDSYRRLIAVSIEAELRAEAKKKADESAIKVFAGNLNNLLLLPPAGSRRVLGIDPGFRTGSKIAAVDGTGKFLEHCTIYPHKGDGGNIERAKSDLLRMIEKHSIDIIAIGNGTAGREMDLFVKQTLREGALQIQVVIVNEAGASVYSASEVAREEFPDLDLTIRGAISIARRLQDPLAELVKIDPKSIGVGQYQHDVNQPALKKSLDAVVESCVNFVGVDLNTASTSLLSYISGIGNTLARAITDCRNNTGPFASRKDLLKVARFGAKAFEQSAGFLRIRNGADPLDNTAVHPEHYEIVKKMASDLKVSLKDLMSDSTLVKNIDLSRYTTEDVGMPTLRDITEELKKPGRDPRAEFKTAELRDDITEIKDLSEGMILQGTITNVTDFGAFVDIGVHQDGLVHISHLAQSYVKDPHKVVKVGQIVKVKVLSADVERKRISLSIKEAEPGKNKTEKKPLSSGENKSDTLTNRNAWEKAGFRVK from the coding sequence ATGGCAATCACGGCTGACCAGCAAACGCGCATTATAAACATACTTGTTGAAGAAACAGGATTAAGAGCTTCGCAGGTATTAAACACTGTCGCTCTTTTGCAGGAAGGCTCTACTGTTCCGTTCATAGCAAGATACAGGAAAGAGAAGACTGGCGAGCTTGACGAGGTAGAGATCCGGAATATCTCCGACCGCCTCGTCTATTTCTCAGAGCTTGAGGAAAGAAAAGAGGCTATCCTAAAATCAATCGAGGAACAGGGAAAGCTTACCCCTGAGCTTAAAACCCGCATAGAGACAACAAGACTTAAGAACGAACTTGAAGATCTTTATCTTCCCTATAAACCAAAGCGCAGGACAAAGGCAACAATCGCAAAGGAACGCGGACTTGAACCTCTGGCAGAAATAATATTTGCGCAGGAATTAAAGGAAGGTTCGCTTGATGAAATAGCTTCACCTTTCATAGACCCTTCAAAAGATGTGCCCGACGCTGCCTCGGCACTTGCCGGTGCAGGACACATAATCGCAGAAATGATAAGCGAGGATGCGGATATCAGGGCTATGGTAAGAAGACTTACATGGGAGAAGGGTATATTTACTTCAAAGGTCATACAGGACAAGTCTGAAGGTGTAAGCAAGTATGAGATGTATTATGATTACAAAGAGCCTCTTAAAGAGATTCCTTCCCACAGGATGCTCGCCATGCGCCGTGGTGAGAAAGAGGAATTCCTGAGGATTTCAATACTTGCACCTGAAGAAGAGATACTCCAGCTCTTAAGAAATAAAATCATAATCAAGGAAAGTATTTTTTCAGGGATACTTTCTGGCATAACCGAGGACTCCTACCGCAGGCTTATAGCAGTATCAATTGAAGCTGAGCTTCGCGCAGAAGCGAAGAAAAAAGCGGATGAGTCGGCAATAAAAGTATTCGCAGGGAATCTCAACAATCTGCTTTTACTCCCTCCGGCAGGGAGCAGGCGCGTACTGGGGATAGATCCCGGATTCCGCACAGGCTCAAAAATCGCTGCAGTTGACGGCACAGGGAAATTCCTAGAACATTGCACGATTTACCCTCACAAGGGTGATGGAGGAAACATAGAGAGGGCGAAAAGCGATCTCCTCCGCATGATTGAAAAACATTCCATCGATATAATTGCCATCGGGAACGGCACTGCGGGCCGCGAGATGGACCTCTTCGTAAAACAAACGCTTCGCGAAGGGGCGCTCCAGATACAGGTAGTGATTGTAAACGAGGCAGGGGCAAGCGTTTATTCAGCATCGGAAGTGGCAAGAGAAGAATTTCCTGACCTTGATCTTACCATACGCGGGGCAATCTCGATTGCGCGGCGCTTGCAGGACCCGCTTGCCGAGCTCGTAAAGATTGATCCCAAAAGCATAGGTGTTGGACAGTACCAGCATGATGTTAACCAGCCTGCGCTAAAGAAATCCCTTGATGCAGTGGTTGAATCATGCGTTAACTTTGTAGGAGTCGACCTTAACACTGCCTCTACTTCCCTTCTCTCTTATATATCGGGAATCGGCAATACGCTTGCCCGCGCCATAACGGATTGCAGGAACAACACAGGACCATTCGCATCACGGAAAGACCTTCTCAAGGTTGCACGTTTCGGAGCAAAGGCTTTTGAACAGTCAGCAGGATTTTTGCGCATCCGCAATGGAGCCGACCCTCTTGACAATACTGCCGTGCATCCTGAGCATTATGAGATAGTAAAGAAAATGGCATCAGACCTCAAAGTGTCTTTAAAGGATCTAATGTCTGACTCTACTCTTGTAAAAAATATAGACCTCAGCCGCTATACAACAGAAGATGTTGGAATGCCTACACTCAGAGATATCACTGAAGAACTTAAAAAGCCCGGCCGGGACCCGCGCGCTGAATTTAAAACCGCTGAACTCCGCGATGATATCACGGAGATAAAGGACCTTTCTGAAGGAATGATACTTCAGGGAACTATTACAAATGTAACTGATTTTGGCGCCTTCGTTGATATCGGCGTTCATCAGGACGGATTGGTTCACATAAGCCACCTTGCACAGAGTTATGTCAAAGACCCGCACAAGGTTGTAAAAGTCGGACAGATAGTCAAAGTAAAAGTCCTTTCAGCTGATGTTGAGAGAAAAAGGATATCTCTTTCTATAAAAGAAGCTGAACCGGGAAAAAACAAAACAGAAAAAAAACCTCTAAGCAGCGGAGAGAATAAGAGCGATACTCTCACTAACCGGAACGCATGGGAAAAAGCAGGGTTCAGGGTGAAATAA
- the rdgC gene encoding recombination-associated protein RdgC: MGILYNTVSICHYNAKGKVPAKNIFEWASEALANNAFKAIDNTSDEMSTGWVHIDDYREASFDVPRVLLRDHYLAFSLRHDRRRLPSAVLKAHIERAYDEYLSENPRYKFVPKKMKEEIRETVKDALFTRVIPSPSVYDIVWDTRTGIITFASLGGKTIELFEGLFSKTFEEVQISMIHPIARAESIVADEKLKQSVARANKSSRDSYIEAVNGNLWLGRDFFRWLIYQTMNDSSKYEVNQPGHFSEGEYFVSYLDDRMVLMNESEEKSQRITVAGPQDNFSEVIAALKKDKNIIEATLYLEKQDNQWKTTLKGDKFHFSSFKSPSVTIEKDNITDRAAEREAVFYERMLLLEQGMQLFDSLYANFLKERLGQGWTTTEGKISKWLERG, from the coding sequence ATGGGGATACTTTATAATACGGTGAGCATTTGCCATTATAATGCAAAGGGCAAAGTGCCGGCAAAAAATATTTTCGAATGGGCGTCGGAAGCACTCGCCAATAATGCTTTTAAAGCCATAGACAACACATCTGATGAGATGTCGACAGGCTGGGTACATATAGACGACTACAGGGAGGCAAGCTTCGATGTGCCCCGCGTATTACTGCGCGACCATTACCTTGCTTTTTCCCTGCGCCATGACAGAAGGAGGCTCCCTTCCGCAGTCCTAAAAGCACACATCGAAAGAGCCTATGATGAGTACCTCTCGGAAAATCCAAGATACAAGTTTGTCCCCAAGAAGATGAAAGAGGAAATCCGGGAGACAGTAAAAGACGCACTTTTTACAAGAGTGATCCCATCGCCCTCAGTCTATGACATTGTATGGGATACGCGAACAGGGATTATCACATTCGCAAGCCTTGGTGGAAAAACCATAGAGCTCTTTGAAGGGCTGTTCAGCAAGACTTTTGAAGAAGTCCAGATCTCAATGATACATCCCATAGCGCGCGCTGAGAGCATAGTAGCAGATGAAAAATTAAAACAGTCTGTTGCACGCGCAAACAAGTCAAGCAGGGATTCTTATATTGAAGCTGTTAACGGCAACCTGTGGCTCGGCAGGGATTTTTTTCGCTGGCTCATATATCAAACAATGAATGACTCTTCAAAATATGAAGTAAACCAGCCGGGGCATTTTAGCGAGGGAGAGTATTTCGTCTCCTACCTTGACGACAGGATGGTGCTCATGAATGAAAGCGAAGAGAAATCTCAGAGGATAACCGTGGCAGGACCTCAGGACAATTTCAGCGAGGTCATTGCAGCGCTTAAAAAAGATAAGAATATCATCGAGGCAACGCTTTACCTTGAAAAACAGGACAATCAGTGGAAGACCACCCTTAAGGGAGATAAGTTTCATTTCTCTTCATTCAAATCTCCGTCGGTAACAATAGAGAAAGACAACATCACTGACCGGGCGGCTGAAAGGGAGGCCGTATTCTATGAGAGGATGCTTCTCCTTGAACAGGGAATGCAATTATTTGACAGCCTTTACGCGAACTTTTTAAAAGAACGATTGGGACAGGGGTGGACAACAACTGAAGGAAAGATTAGTAAGTGGCTGGAAAGAGGATAA